A DNA window from Leptolyngbya sp. KIOST-1 contains the following coding sequences:
- the thiC gene encoding phosphomethylpyrimidine synthase ThiC, translating into MRTEWIAKRQGHTNRSQMHYARQGTLTEEMAHVAQRENLPADLIRDEVARGRMIIPANINHPNLEPMAIGIAAKCKVNANIGASPNSSDIHEEVAKLHLAVKYGADTLMDLSTGGGDLDAIRTAIIQASPIPIGTVPVYQALESVHGNIENLTPDDFLHIIEKHAQQGVDYQTIHAGILIEHLPLVRDRITGIVSRGGGILARWMLHHHRQNPLYTHFDDIIEIFKRYDVSFSLGDSLRPGCLHDATDAAQMAELKTLGQLTRRAWGHDVQVMVEGPGHVPMDQIDYNVKKQMEECAEAPFYVLGPLVTDIAAGYDHISSAIGAALAGWSGAAMLCYVTPKEHLGLPNAEDVRQGLIAYKIAAHAADIARHRPGARDRDDAMSHARYNFDWNKQFELSLDPERAKEYHDETLPADIYKTAEFCSMCGPKFCPMQTKVDADALTELEKFLAKEAASV; encoded by the coding sequence ATGAGAACAGAATGGATTGCTAAGCGCCAGGGCCACACCAACCGGTCCCAGATGCACTACGCTCGCCAGGGCACCCTCACCGAAGAGATGGCCCACGTCGCCCAGCGGGAAAACCTGCCCGCCGACCTGATCCGCGATGAAGTAGCGCGGGGGCGCATGATCATCCCGGCCAACATCAACCACCCGAATTTGGAGCCGATGGCGATCGGCATTGCGGCCAAGTGCAAAGTCAACGCCAATATCGGCGCATCGCCCAATTCGTCGGATATCCACGAAGAGGTGGCCAAGCTGCACCTGGCGGTGAAGTACGGAGCCGACACCCTGATGGATCTGTCCACTGGGGGCGGCGATCTCGACGCCATTCGCACCGCCATTATTCAGGCGTCGCCCATCCCCATTGGCACCGTGCCGGTGTACCAGGCGCTGGAAAGCGTCCACGGCAACATCGAGAACCTCACTCCTGATGACTTTCTGCACATTATCGAGAAGCACGCCCAGCAGGGGGTGGATTACCAGACCATCCACGCCGGGATTTTGATTGAGCATTTGCCGCTGGTGCGCGATCGCATCACCGGCATCGTCTCCCGTGGCGGCGGCATCCTCGCCCGCTGGATGCTGCACCACCACAGACAAAACCCCCTCTACACCCACTTTGACGACATCATCGAGATCTTCAAGCGCTACGACGTGTCCTTTAGCCTGGGGGATTCCCTGCGCCCCGGCTGCCTGCACGACGCCACCGATGCCGCCCAAATGGCGGAACTCAAAACCCTGGGCCAGCTCACCCGCCGCGCCTGGGGGCACGACGTGCAGGTGATGGTGGAGGGCCCCGGCCACGTGCCCATGGACCAGATCGACTACAACGTCAAAAAACAGATGGAGGAATGTGCCGAAGCCCCCTTCTACGTGCTAGGGCCGCTGGTCACCGACATTGCGGCGGGCTACGACCACATCAGCTCCGCGATCGGCGCAGCCCTGGCAGGCTGGAGCGGGGCGGCCATGCTCTGCTACGTGACCCCGAAGGAGCACCTGGGCCTGCCCAACGCCGAGGACGTGCGCCAGGGACTGATCGCCTACAAGATTGCGGCCCACGCGGCAGATATTGCGCGGCACCGGCCTGGGGCGCGCGATCGCGACGATGCCATGTCCCACGCCCGCTACAACTTCGACTGGAACAAACAGTTCGAGCTGTCGCTGGATCCTGAGCGCGCTAAAGAATACCACGACGAAACCCTGCCCGCCGACATCTACAAAACCGCCGAGTTCTGCTCCATGTGCGGCCCCAAGTTCTGCCCCATGCAGACTAAGGTCGATGCCGACGCGCTGACGGAACTGGAAAAGTTCCTGGCGAAAGAAGCGGCTAGCGTATAA